The Phycodurus eques isolate BA_2022a chromosome 8, UOR_Pequ_1.1, whole genome shotgun sequence nucleotide sequence ACTGAACTCCGATAGCAAAGGACTTCTCCTCTGACGCTACGCTCCTAAAAACGTCAACAAAACCCACAGTCAAGTCGGTCAGTCTCGAGCAAGTGCGCGCTTAAGACTGGGATGAGTTTGGTGCGGAAGAACAGCAGCTGCCGCGGCCTGACCTGAGCAGCATCATGTACATGGGGTTGTGGGTGAGGCAGGCGAGCAGCGCCCCCGCCGACAGCACCAGGATGAAGGGCAGCAGGAAGTGGGGGCACTGGTTGGCGCAGGGCGACGGCCGCGCGTGACGCTGGCTGCCCGGTATGCATCTGCAGTTGGTGTAcagctaaacacacacacacaacgcttAATTAGAGACAATGTGGAGAATAGGTGCTCTACTTCCTAAATCTCTCATATTCAAATGATGTTAAACAATTGCAAATAACGTGCACAGTGGGACCTCGGTTTACGAACGACCCCGTTTACAAACAATTGGGTTTATAAacaagtcttaaaaaaaaaaaaaaaaattacttcaggTTCCAAATTATTTTCGGTTTATGAACAGTCTCAgaactttgtgctttttctcacGCCGCACAGACATCAGTTGCTCTGTGCTTCGGGTATCTTTGTTCTTTccctaaaatggccgccacacatcccacaatgcaacgcAAGAGCTATTGTGGGAGATGTTGACCATAGAGGGCAAGCACCAACCACAGCGAACGTAAACATTACGGTACCGGAAAAAGCTAAGACTCTGCACAGTGATTTTCTCGGGAACCCACTGTTAATTCATCAtcataaattgtgttttcacctGTTTTCTATATTACACAGAACTTATTATTATCGAAGCATCATGCACTGCTTGTTTGACAGGGGCCCATAGGagtaaaaatgtgtctgtgtgttaatGCTAAATTATAAGCtgcagaacaaaaacaaacagacatttTCCATAACATGTGCGAATGAGTGTGATCCGTTCGTGAAACCAAGCGTGCTCTCTGTTCCCTGCTTGTGCGAGTGACGACCTGAGGGGCTTAAAGATGGAGGCGAGATTGTTTCATTGGCATTGCGGCCACAGCCACACGGGAAGACGGATGGCTTCTCTGCACTTCTCTGTAACAGCCCACTTTTACCTTGCAGACTCTGACATGCGCGTAGCGCTGCAATGTGGCGTGTGTGTCAGTGTTTACGTTCCACGATGTTGTGTGCGTCCGAGTTTAGgtttcccagtttttttttttttttttgttccctgaTTTTGTGATCGTCCCATTTTTATGTTCCACAATTTTGTGCACGtacatgttgtgtattgtaCGACTTACCTGCACGGCGTGCGCGTTGTCTGGGCTTTTGGTGAAGTTGATGCAGCCGGCGTGACACGGCGAGACGTACTCGACGCTGTCGGCGCCGCACACCGGGTTGAAGGTGCCCGAAGGACAAGAGCAGTTGGCGTAGCACAGGGACGACGGAGACCTGCAAACAATCCGGATTGTCAAAAACACGTTTGTTGGGTTCGACAGGAGTCAAAGTTGCCTTTGaggtttacaaaacaaaaagacatacGTTAAGGGCAAAGGtgagtctttgatgtttacaaaaaagcaTACACTAGGATAAAGTAGCTCAAAATTGCCTTTGGTGTTTTACAAAAAGAGGTTcacaattgtctttgatgtttgaaACTCCccttgatgtttacaaaaacgtaCGTCAGGTTTAAAGAGGCTCGATATTGtcttttatatttacaaaaaacgCGCGTTAGGTTAAATGAGTCAAATCGTCTCTGATGTTGCTTTCAGCCAGACTCGAAACGGTCTTTGATGTTTAAACAAACGTGTGCGTGAAGGTTCGCCAAGTCAGAATTGGATTTGTAGTTTCCCAAAAAAGACATTgtctttgaaaactaaaaacacACGTGTTGGGTTTAATCAGTCAAAAATTGtccttgttttttaaaaaccacACATACGTTCAGtaaaacaagataaaaaaaaaattgtctttgacGTTTACGCTTGGGTGCTGCAAAAGTGAAATTTgcatttgatgtttacaaactCACGCCCCGGTTTCAACGAGAATTTGGAATTTGAAATTGTCTTAAGATGGTTTAAACAAACGAGTACGCTGATGATCGCAACAACACACAGATCTGGTTAAATGAGTCCAAATGCCAAATCACGTCCGTTGGGTTCGAAGAAACTAAATCAGGCGAGCTCACCCGTGCTGTCCGATCTGGTGGTGATTGACCTGCGACACTTTGTGCGTGGAGCACCCCATGAAGAAGAGCGGCACGCACATCAGCGTGGAGACGCTCAGCATGAGCACGGAGAAGCGCGGGATGTTCTTCAGAGACATTCCCGTCCGCTTCATGACGACGCCGCCCGCCAGCATGCCCACCGCCACGGCCGGAAGATTCACCGCTCCTGTCAAAACCAATTACAGTGAGCGTCAGCGTTCGAACCCCCGCTATGTCGCAGATTTTTACGcaattttaccttttttttatttttttttttataggtttTTACAATCAACAGttaagtctgaatttagagttgctcGTAATCAAtttagtaccacgttgtgccacaacatgtcGGGCAGCACTGAGACTTACTGGATGGAAATGCAACATAATGAAGGAGAGggaggcttctttttttttttttttttttttttaagtcacatgttttgactttttaaggGGGTGTCTTCTTAAAAACTATATTCcgttaatacaaataaatgtggGTCAAACTGAGTCTTTGCTCTGGCAACTTTTGTGGGATTTACAGAACTTTTAACCTGCGCAACTTTTGTCAGATTTAAAGTAGTTTAAATGTGCAGCTTTTGGATGATTTAAGGTAGTATTACCTGTGCgacctttttattttaacttatgcaccttgttttttttttgtaaccgtCGATAATAGTATTATAATTTTAACCTGAAAAACATTAGAGCGTTTTATGGTAGTCTTACTTTAACTGGCGCATTTTGGGAGGATTTACAGATGTTTTTCTACTCAGGCaactgcagtttttattttaaaaaatttttttaacaatagttTCATTTTAACCAGtataacttttttccccctctctttcTTATTTTAACCAGCAAAGACAAGTGCTGGCCACTGTGCATGACGAGACCTCCGCcaagtctcccccccccccccccccccccgagtgcGAGGCTTCGGAGGCGACACCCACCGACCAGCATGGTACTGTAGGCGGCGGAGGCGCTGTACTGGCGCTCCAGGAACTTGTTGAGGAAGGTGGAGAGGCCGGCGATCACCGAGGAGAAGCAGCACTGGGCCAGGATCAGGACCAGGAAAAGCGGACTCATCAGCAGGTGAAAGAACATCCTGGGAAACACTTGAGCACAtcgacaaaaaacacaaagtcaTACAGAGTCAACCCCGCATATTTTCGGTGTAGTTAAGTACCGCGTTGAGGCGCAACAGGCCAGAAAGCGCTGAGCTCTACGGGATGTtgatgcagcataattaagagAAAGAACCAGAAGAGccagagaaggtcccctactAAGCTGCAGCAATATTAGTTGCTCCCAAAGAGCGGAGATAATatacgcctgtgagtattgttgtgtaCATGAGTCTTCAAGCAGCAGTTGTTTAAAGGATTATAATTACGTAACATCCATGCTAATTTCccttagcccgtctatggcatttcacattatatgttagcattaggcttGCGGACTTTCATCAGGCGAAATTAGTTATtagaatttgtttttaactaTGCGGTCAACAATGGCATATTCGCGGTTTAGCATTCACAAATTGACAAATTGGTGTTTTTAATTTGGGAAactatcctccattattcgctgaaatacaatacaaaacacctatttgctgtttttgtgctcaagccaaGGACCAATGTGAAGAGTGAgtgtttgctgttttgtttgacGTCTCagtttgaaagtaaacttcaactgggagcgaCAAACGGCTTGAAGCGAGCACGTTTTGCCTCGTTTTGGAGAACTTTGCCAACGAGTTccctcaaagtgatgtttaGTCTTCCATTTCTTCACAGCAAGCGTGTGAGAACAAgcactaaggaatactttaacaagtgtgtttttaaaagtttaaatgtgttccgTGTAGGAGGGggtaaaactacaacaaaatatatatatatatatatatatatatatatatatttttttttttttttttacatggtctCGCTTTATCATATATGTTGACTTATTGggctataaaacaaaaacagcttagGAACGAGGAATATAATGAACGTACTTTTTAAGAAGTCAGACAAAGAGACGTGAGGTTTCTTGAAGTCCACACAGGATTCACTTCCAATCATCTGGAAACATacaaaaagttcaacattgcgccacacaactaaaataaagtcaaattacAACCTTTGAAGATGCCTGACAAACACGTCATATTGTTGAGGGGATTTACTGGAGTGTGATTTTTAACTCGCACATCTTTTGGAGACTTTACAGCAGTTTCGTTTTTACCTGCATGACTTTTTGCAGAATATACGTTTGTTTTCGTTTGACCTGTGCAACTTTGCAGCAGTCTTAGTTTGATCTCACAACTTTTGGGGGTTTTTGCAGTAGTGGTGTGGTTTCACGAACACCAGGGAGGAGACACTTCAGGCATCATCTTGTTGATGAGACACTTTTGAACATGcctcacataaaacaaaagcactaACCAGAGTGTTGCAAATATACACCACAACAACCGCAGTGTCCATCAAAAACAACATTAGAACAACAGTACAGCGAACCCAATGTTTCGGAGGGGATACGTTCCAGGCCCACTCGCAAAAGGGGAATATCCACGATATATAAGATGAGATAGatataagattaaaaaaaagctttaaacacattgaaatgtattaaaacatacTTTCTCACAGTATTACTGGTCACCTGTTTTCGCTCTCGCTGTCAAAAAAATGGAAGACAAAAACTCTCGCCTTATGACTTTCTCGCTTTACAAAAAGACATGTTGGGTGCACGGGAgaatataattgtttttcatgtttaaaaaaaaacaacaacaaacattagCCTCATCGAAGACTTAAAATTGTCTTTtgatatttatgaaaatgtgcGTTGGTATCAGTGAGAGACTTTGAACTGTCTGTGATGCTTACAAAACTTGTACAAAAGATATCAGAGAAATTGTTtagatttttaatttaaagagcaaaaattatttttgacgTTTCCCAAAACACTTGTAGGTTTGGTCAAATGCAACTCtggaattgtctttgatgtttccaCAAAAATTACTGTCAGATTTCATTTAATAACCGTTCCCTTTGGGTGCAGTGTGGTGGTTCCGCCAGTAGATGGCAGCGCATCCCGCCAGATGTACTCACCCGCCCCTCTGAAGGCAGAGTGCGAGGGAACAAGAAGTACGGCAGGGACGTGAGCGCCAGGCAGGCCGACGTGATGAGGAGGCCCATCCACCAGGCGCCCACCCAGCTGGGGTCGCCTGGACTCAGCGCCTGATCCACACTGCTGTCTGCgggcaaagacaaaaaagaaataaatatcaCGTCAAGAAAGTATGAAGGCGTGTCGGGATGAGCGGTGGCGGTTAGTCGAACCGATTTTGTCCACGTCCACGTTGATACGAAGCATCACGGAGCACAACAGGAAGCCAAAGGCCGGCCCGCACACGGAAACGGCAAACAAGATGGCtgcaaatggaaataaataaaacacatacatGAGCTTCAACGACACTCAAAAT carries:
- the slco2a1 gene encoding solute carrier organic anion transporter family member 2A1 isoform X2; the encoded protein is MSVSAMMLALPHFLSQPYDYDSVLLNRQDICDLQRNSSASESCGRDESRRLADTHTLWMLMAAAQLLFGVGSVPMQPFGISYIDDFAAPGNSPLYIAILFAVSVCGPAFGFLLCSVMLRINVDVDKIDSSVDQALSPGDPSWVGAWWMGLLITSACLALTSLPYFLFPRTLPSEGRMIGSESCVDFKKPHVSLSDFLKMFPRMFFHLLMSPLFLVLILAQCCFSSVIAGLSTFLNKFLERQYSASAAYSTMLVGAVNLPAVAVGMLAGGVVMKRTGMSLKNIPRFSVLMLSVSTLMCVPLFFMGCSTHKVSQVNHHQIGQHGSPSSLCYANCSCPSGTFNPVCGADSVEYVSPCHAGCINFTKSPDNAHAVQLYTNCRCIPGSQRHARPSPCANQCPHFLLPFILVLSAGALLACLTHNPMYMMLLRSVASEEKSFAIGVQFLLLRLLAWLPAPALFGVAIDTSCVWWKRVCGKKFSCGYYDNDVFRSRYLGLLVGYKVMGVALLAILGWKVLRTQEYSLEKRPNGVL
- the slco2a1 gene encoding solute carrier organic anion transporter family member 2A1 isoform X1, with the protein product MKLRSIKVFVLCHGLLQFSQLLYSSYFKSTLSTVERRYGLSSYSAGTLSSLHEVSNCVLIVFLSYFGNRVHRPRVIGIGGLLMSVSAMMLALPHFLSQPYDYDSVLLNRQDICDLQRNSSASESCGRDESRRLADTHTLWMLMAAAQLLFGVGSVPMQPFGISYIDDFAAPGNSPLYIAILFAVSVCGPAFGFLLCSVMLRINVDVDKIDSSVDQALSPGDPSWVGAWWMGLLITSACLALTSLPYFLFPRTLPSEGRMIGSESCVDFKKPHVSLSDFLKMFPRMFFHLLMSPLFLVLILAQCCFSSVIAGLSTFLNKFLERQYSASAAYSTMLVGAVNLPAVAVGMLAGGVVMKRTGMSLKNIPRFSVLMLSVSTLMCVPLFFMGCSTHKVSQVNHHQIGQHGSPSSLCYANCSCPSGTFNPVCGADSVEYVSPCHAGCINFTKSPDNAHAVQLYTNCRCIPGSQRHARPSPCANQCPHFLLPFILVLSAGALLACLTHNPMYMMLLRSVASEEKSFAIGVQFLLLRLLAWLPAPALFGVAIDTSCVWWKRVCGKKFSCGYYDNDVFRSRYLGLLVGYKVMGVALLAILGWKVLRTQEYSLEKRPNGVL